The genomic region GACCACGTGATGCAGCGCCTGTTCGCGGTGGCGATGGGCCTGCAGGGGCTGGCCGCCAGCGAGGAGCGGGCGGCGCGCGCGGAGCGGATGAGCACCTACGTCGAGGACCTCGACGAGACGGTGCGGGAGATCCGCCAGACGATCTTCGAGCTGCGCGGGCGGGCCACCCCGGCCACGGGCAGCGGGCTGCGGGCGCAGATCCTGGGGATCATCGACGACATGGCCGGGGCCTTCGGCTTCACCCCGCGGCTGCACCTCGACGGCCCCGTCGACACGGCGATCGACGCCGCCGTCGGCGACCATCTCATCGCCGTGGTGCGCGAGACCCTGTCGAACGCCGCCCGCCACGCCCACGCCCGCGCCGTCGAGGTGACGGTGGCCGTCGCGGACGGCCGGGTGAGCGTGGACGTGGTGGACGACGGGGTCGGCATGGGACCGACGACGCGGCGCAGCGGACTGGCGAACCTGCGCGGGCGGGCCGAGACCCTCGGCGGAACCTTCGCCGTGGAGCCCGGCCCGGCCGGCGGCACCCGGGTGCGCTGGTCGGCGCCCCTCGGCTGAACCGGCGCCACTCGGCTGAACCGGCGCCACTCGGCTGAACCGGCGCGCCGCGTCCGGTCAGGCGCTGCCGCTGCCCGCCGCCGCGCCGGAGACGGCGGCCGCGTCGGACTCGACCTCCTCGTCGGCGAACTCGTTGTCACGGAACTCGCCGTCCCGCCGCAGGCCCGCGTCCGTGGTGGCGCCGCGGGCGGGGGCGTCGCTCGTGGTGGTGTGGTGCGGGCGGGTGCCGGCGGCGGCCTCGGCCTGCTCGGCCTGGCGGGCCGCCATCGCCGCGCCCTGCGCGGCCAGCATCATCGACACCGGCTTGCCGCGCTCGGCCCGCAGCCGGTTGCGGCGGTTGAAGAACGGCCGACCGACCGCGGTGAGCACGATGCCGACCGCCGCGTAGACGCCGATCACCGTCGCGCCGCGGCCGATCCCCGGCCCGGCGTCGTAGACGACACCGCGCAGCACGTCGAGCACACCGGTGCCGAACACGTACGGGTGCAGCCACTTGAAGGGCTCCGGCACGAACGCGGCCGGGAACGCCCCGCCCGACGACGGGATGTTGAGGAACACGAACAGGATGAGCGCCGCGCCGGTGACGAACCGGCCGATGAAGTAGGACAGGCCGTTGACGACCAGGCCGACCGCGATCGCCGTCGTCCAGCCGAGCAGCCACAGCGACAGGAAGTGGCCGTGCACGGCGCCCACCACCGGACCGGCGAACAGCGTGCCGAGCAGCGAGAACACGAACCCGGAGCCGACGATCAGGCCGAGGCGGACGTGGTGCTTGAGCGTCTGGCCCATCATCCCGATGAACATGCCGACCATGTAGCCGGCGATGGTCCAGACCAGCGCGAGGTAGAAGCCCGAGGTGCCGTAGGAGTCGTGCTTGGGCAGCGGGGCGAGGTCGTCGACGGCGAGGGTGGTGCCTTCGGCCGCCGCCACCGGGGCGAACGTCTGCTGGACGACCTCGGCGAGCTGGAACTGGGCGCCGCTGGCGATGAGCAGCCGGGCCGGCTGGTTCGCCGCGCCGGGGGTGAAGGCCGCCGCCAGGTCGCCGTCGCGCACGTCACCGCGGGCGGCGTCGACCGAGCCCACCGTCGACACCGACAGCATGCCGTCGCTGGTGCCCGCCAGCCGCTCGGCGAGGGTCGCCGCCGCCGGGCCGGTCCCAACCACCGCGACCTTGACGTCCTTCGGCGCCGGCTGGTGGAAGGCGTTGATGTAGCACAGGCAGAAGGCGATGACGAAGACCAGCGGCAGCCACAGCTGCAGGCCGATCATCTGCACCGGCGGCGAGAGCCGGGAGTACTGGCGCCGGAAGCGCATCCACGGGCCGAGCCCGGTCGAGGGCGCCCCGCTGGACGCCGATGTCTCCGCTGTCATTGGTCACTTTCCCGCGCGTGAAAGTCCGATGGGGGTGCAGGACCAGCAGGCCGGCCGCTGTGCCCGGGAGGACGCCGGGGGTCGGTTCGCTGGGGGGAGGTTCGACGGGTGGTCGCGGTGAAACTTTAGCCCAAATATGAGACTGAGTCCAACATCTGAGTCGAGATGCCAGATCTGGTATCCTCGACCCGTGGTGAAGAACCCCGCGGCAGTCCCCGCCGACGCCGCAACCCCCTCGCGGGGCACCGATCTGCGCAGCAGGACGAGGCGGGCGTTGCAGGCGGAGATCACGGCCGTCGCCTTCGACCTGTTCGACCGGCAGGGCTTCGAAGCGACGACGATCAACCAGATCGCCGCCGAGGCAGGCCTGTCGCGCAGCAGCTTCTTCCGCTACTTCGCCACCAAGGAGGACGTCGTCCTGCTCGGGGTGGAGGAACGCGGCCTGGTCCTGCGCGACGCGCTCGCCGGCCGCCCCGCGGACGAGACGCCGTGGCAGGCGCTGCGCCAGGCGCTCAACGCGATCATCGGCGTCAACGCCGAGAACCCCGAACGGGCCCTGCGGCTGTCCCGGATGATGGTCGACACGCCGTCGCTCCAGGGCCGCCAGCTGCAGCGGCAGAACAGCTGGCAGCGGCTGCTGGCCCCCGAGCTCGCCCGGCGCCTCGCCATCGCGCCGACGGACACGGCCGACCCGCGCCCCCGCGCGCTGGCCTCGGCCGCGCTCGGCTGCTACGACGCCGCCCTGACGGTCTGGCGCGACTCCGACGGGACGGCCGATCTCGCCGCCCTGCTCGACCGGGCGATGTCCGTCCTGACCGGCTGACCCCGCCCGCCGAGCCGACGGGGCTCAGGCAGGAAGCGCGCCGGGGTCGTAGTCGTGGAGCCAGGACGTCGCACTCTCGTAGACGCGGGGAAAGACGACGGGCATGATCACGTTACGCATCCGTCGGGCGATCGGTCCGGCGGTCTTGACGTCTCGGTTGCGGGTCGCCTCCTTCGCCATCCTGTCGACCCTGGCCCGCCGCTGACGCTCGTAGCCGTCGAGCGCCCGTCCGCCGGCGCCCTCGGCGTGCAGGTGCTGGGCCAGGGCGACGGCGTCCTCGAGCGCCATCGACGCCCCCTGCCCGGCGCCGACCGGGTGAGCGGCGTCACCGACGAGCACGAGTCGGTCGCCATGGTGGCGCGGCACCCGCGCGAGCACGTGGTGCAGCGTGGCGCCGTGGATCTGCCGGGTGGCGCGCAGGATCTCCACCGCCCGCGGCTCGGTGCGGTAGGTGTCGAGGAGGTCGCCGAGGCCGATGGCGTGCACGTCCGCCGGGCGCGGGCCGCTGACCTGCGCCGACCACCAGACCGACCCGTCCGGAGCGCCCAGATGGAGGAAGACGCCACGGCGAGCGAAGATCATGTTGAAGGTGCCGGTGTCGACACGCAGGTCGTCCGCGCGGGAGACGCCGCTGACGCTGAACATCGCACCGTAGACCGGCCGCGGGGCGTGCGGGTCGAGCACTTCCCGCACGCCGGACCAGATCCCGTCCGCGCCGACGACCAGGTCGACGCCGCCGTCGAGGCAGGCCCGCACGCGGGCGGCGTCGAACGGGCTGCCGGTCACGATCCGGGCGCCGAGCCGCGCCGCCTCGGCCCGCAGCGCGGCGACCAGGTCGGCCCGCATCAGCGTGACGCTGACCAGGTCGTCCCCGCGGGCCCGGCCCCGCGCCACCTCGCCGAGCGACCTGCCGGCCGACGACCACATCCGCTGCCACGGCACCGCGAACCCGGCCGCGCGCACCTGGGGCAGGCAGCCCAGCACGGCCACGGCGCGCAGGCCGTTCGCCGCCAGGCTCACGAACGACCCGACCGGCCCGGCCGGCTCCTCGTGGGCCTCGTGGACCGTCACCTCAGCGCCGATCCGCCGCAGCGCGATCGCGCTCGCCGCCCCGGCCACTCCCCCGCCGACCACCACGACCCTCATGCCGCCCCTCCCACTGAATCGAGTTTCACCGAATAGAAATTCGGTGAACTGGCGCTCAGTATGATCAGGCGCGAACGGGAACGTCAAACGAGGAGGTCGCGGTGGGCGTGCGCAGGGCGAGGGCGGCCGAGACCGAGCTCGCGCTCAAGGAGGCGGCGCGTCGGCTGTTCGTGGAGCGCGGCTACCTCAACACGAAGATCAGCGACATCACGGCCGCGGCCGGGCGCGCCACCGGCTCGTTCTACGACCACTTCGCCGGCAAGGAAGAGCTGCTCGCGGCGCTGCTGGCGGACCTGCGCGGAGCGGCGTCCGCGGAGATGCGGCGCTCGGAACACCCCCGCGACCATGACCTGACCGACCGGGACCAGCTCCACGACCATCTCGCCGTGGCCTGGCGGGTCATGCGGGAGAACCTGCCGGTCGTCGTCGCGCTGCACGAGGCGTCGTTGACCGGCGGGCACGCCCCGGACCAGG from Frankia alni ACN14a harbors:
- a CDS encoding ABC transporter permease, yielding MTAETSASSGAPSTGLGPWMRFRRQYSRLSPPVQMIGLQLWLPLVFVIAFCLCYINAFHQPAPKDVKVAVVGTGPAAATLAERLAGTSDGMLSVSTVGSVDAARGDVRDGDLAAAFTPGAANQPARLLIASGAQFQLAEVVQQTFAPVAAAEGTTLAVDDLAPLPKHDSYGTSGFYLALVWTIAGYMVGMFIGMMGQTLKHHVRLGLIVGSGFVFSLLGTLFAGPVVGAVHGHFLSLWLLGWTTAIAVGLVVNGLSYFIGRFVTGAALILFVFLNIPSSGGAFPAAFVPEPFKWLHPYVFGTGVLDVLRGVVYDAGPGIGRGATVIGVYAAVGIVLTAVGRPFFNRRNRLRAERGKPVSMMLAAQGAAMAARQAEQAEAAAGTRPHHTTTSDAPARGATTDAGLRRDGEFRDNEFADEEVESDAAAVSGAAAGSGSA
- a CDS encoding TetR/AcrR family transcriptional regulator yields the protein MVKNPAAVPADAATPSRGTDLRSRTRRALQAEITAVAFDLFDRQGFEATTINQIAAEAGLSRSSFFRYFATKEDVVLLGVEERGLVLRDALAGRPADETPWQALRQALNAIIGVNAENPERALRLSRMMVDTPSLQGRQLQRQNSWQRLLAPELARRLAIAPTDTADPRPRALASAALGCYDAALTVWRDSDGTADLAALLDRAMSVLTG
- a CDS encoding FAD-dependent oxidoreductase → MRVVVVGGGVAGAASAIALRRIGAEVTVHEAHEEPAGPVGSFVSLAANGLRAVAVLGCLPQVRAAGFAVPWQRMWSSAGRSLGEVARGRARGDDLVSVTLMRADLVAALRAEAARLGARIVTGSPFDAARVRACLDGGVDLVVGADGIWSGVREVLDPHAPRPVYGAMFSVSGVSRADDLRVDTGTFNMIFARRGVFLHLGAPDGSVWWSAQVSGPRPADVHAIGLGDLLDTYRTEPRAVEILRATRQIHGATLHHVLARVPRHHGDRLVLVGDAAHPVGAGQGASMALEDAVALAQHLHAEGAGGRALDGYERQRRARVDRMAKEATRNRDVKTAGPIARRMRNVIMPVVFPRVYESATSWLHDYDPGALPA
- a CDS encoding TetR/AcrR family transcriptional regulator, whose product is MGVRRARAAETELALKEAARRLFVERGYLNTKISDITAAAGRATGSFYDHFAGKEELLAALLADLRGAASAEMRRSEHPRDHDLTDRDQLHDHLAVAWRVMRENLPVVVALHEASLTGGHAPDQAWRSLVTETDMLRDHLEYLRESGHELPGDPILLAAAMGGLLSTLALALLRSPTPAYSDAEVLDTLTTLLLNGLRGAPTDPPSDA